DNA sequence from the Desmodus rotundus isolate HL8 chromosome 4, HLdesRot8A.1, whole genome shotgun sequence genome:
CAAGACTGCAGGCGCCTGACCCCTCAGGCAGCAGGGACACCCAGGGACTCGAGTGTACAGCTGTGGCCATGAGGCCACCTCACACTCAGGAGAGGCCCAGCGCGGCCCCTCGCCCGCTGTGCCTGGAGCCCCCCTCATCCAGATTCCCGGTCTTTCCTCTCTACAGGGCCCTCCCCCAGTGGGTCTTTCTCTTCAACAGGAATGTGCTTCACTCTTTTTCACGTTGAAATGCCTGAGACGCACACTCCACACCCAGGGGCCTTCTTTCCAGGCTGGGCCCCCGCTTTCCAGACAGGCCGCAGCCACCCCTCCGCCTCTACAGACCGTTCCTCTTGCACCATTAAAGGCGGGGGTCCCTGGGCACACCCTGCTCCCCATCACAATCGCTCCCCCAGCCAGAGCTCTCCCTGGCTGCCCCATGGGGCTGTGGCCCAGCAGAccagcccaccccacctctgGGGGTGCCCACCCCAGGCCTTCTGGGGGGGAGCGCGAACGGGTACCCCACCTCCGCACTCCTGGCCACAGCCTCCTCTGGGCCACACACGGCAGCAACCCACTCAGCACAACCAGGCCCCCATTTCCCCCGAGACCACcccgggccccacccccacctcctgctcctgAATCTGCAGCTGCCTGCCCCCCAAGCCCGCAGGTCTGCGGAGCGGCTTCCCGCCCGGCTCCGCCctccaggtgtcagcaggaccCCTCTCCCGGCCACGCCCAGGCCGCCCTGCCACCCACCACGTGCCACCAGGTGGCTTGCAGAACGTGGGATGTGGCCATGGGGACACAGCGTCCCAAGGCCCTGGGCTCTAATTTGGTGGCAGCACACCAGCCACCAACAACGGGAGCTAGAAGACAAGCGACGCACCCACACACCCGGAAGCCCCCCAGCCACAGCTGCGCTGGCTGAAACAGAAGACCCATCTTCGCGGCACGCAAACCACACACAGAGCCCCAGGTGGTGGCCACGTCCCCCAGGGAAGCCGGAGCTGCTCCCTGAAATCCAGCTCCTGTGGCCACACCCTTGTCTCGGCCCTTTTGCTGTGGGGAGTGCATCACTGCCGGGGGGCGTTGTAAAGGGTCAGATCTGTGAGGGTGCTGCTGGCCACACGCTGGTCACAGGTTGAGGGTTCATGAAGAATTTCGTCTTCATTCAAATCCAGGGGATGGACACAGCCTGGCCTGAGGACAGGCCTGTGTCAGCAGTCCCACTGGACGGGGCACGGCCAAAGCACAGGCCCCGCTCTGGCGCCTGTTCCCGTGCTGGCGGCTGCCCCCGCCCTGGCCCACGTGCGGATGTGGACAGCACCTGTGTGGCCTGCTCTGCACGCACGAGCTGCCGCCCCCGCCTGTCCTTCCAAAACGCCCCGCTCGGACGTCTCCTCCTGACTCTCAGCTGGGCCCTCACACCCGAGGGTGGCAGGGCCACCGCAGATGGCCCCGCACGACCACAACGGCGGCTCGCGTGAGGGGAGGGCGGCCTGCAGCGCGGAGCTGCGATGGAGCTGCGACGGCCCGCCGGGCCGGACCGACATGGAGACCCACGCTGCCGACCGCTCCAGCTTTAGGGGCCGTCTCCTGGTTCCAGGGTGACCTGCACACAGGCAAATGAACGTAGAATATGTGTTCCAAAGTCAAAGTCGAGACTTTGGGCTCTGAACTGTAGAAGGTCTTTCAACTCGCGTGCGTGCGGCCAGTCTGTGGAGATGCAGGGCGAGAGCACTGCCCAGTCTGCACCGAGGCCGAGGTGACCGGGAGATTCCCGACGCGACCAGAAAAGCTCCGATGAGCCACCGGACGCCCTCGATGCCCAGGGGCCGCCCGTCACATCTGCCCACCTGCCAAGGTGTCTGGCTTCCTCCCGCCCGAGGTCCGCCCCACTCTCCGGCAGGGTCCCGGCCCCAGCGCCGGTGCTGGACAGAGCGGACAGGCCAGGCAGTGGCCGTctcccaggccagggctgagCAGGAGCCGAGTGAGGCCTCCAGCTGCCCACAAGCGCCTGCCTCCGTACATGGGTGTGCTGCAGCGGTGGGCAGAGATGCAAGTAAACACTGGCAAAAGCAGCCCCACAGAGCTGGCCTGGCAAGCAGACAGCCTCCCTCAGCTGGCTGACGTGGGCAGGCCGAGGCACAGACTGGCCCTGGGGTGGGCACGTGGGCGCGGCTGACCTGGCCGAGGGGCGAGACCTGCACCACGCTCGTTACCCGCCCGCTGCACCGCGGCCGCTCCACACACAGGCTGGGCCGGCACACTGATTTGCCCGGACTGCGCCATCAGCCCCGTGGGGCCTGTTCTGAGTCCCTCCCCTCAGGCTGTGCAGATGCCTCTCTCAGAAGCCTCAGTAAAAGCGAAATCACCTCAATAAGGGAGCATCCGGTCTCTGGTCACAGACCGGCCCCCATTTGTCACCTCTCCACAAGGAGTCCTGAGTCCCTCCCCAAAGCGGTGCCCTGAGtccctgggggaaggggacatTGGGGTCCACGAGCATTCACACACACCCCACGCAGCGTCTCTGCCACCCTCCTCTCCTACtagaggccctgaggcaggccGCCCAGCGCCCAGGCCTGGTCCACCTTTGCTGTCCCTGCGTCACCGTCCCTGGGCCTGTGAGCAGAACTCAGGAGGGGGGCAGGTAGTGCTAGGCCCAGAGCACCAGTGTCTTCAAGCTGGTCCACAACCCAAGATCCCAAACACACGCCTTCCCCAAAGAGCGGGTGGCGGAGGACGTGGGGCGGAGCCCGCGGGGAAGCATGGGGTTGGAGTGGAGCGGGGGCAGCCAGAGACACCCTGGCCCAGCTCCCCACCTCCCAGACTCTCTCACCCAAAGGGCTGTCCTTGTCCCCAGCCCTGGAGAAGGGGACGGGGTGGCGCTGAGGCTGTGGCACTGCGGCCCAAGCATCCTGGCTCCGACCACACCCCCAAGGCTGCCCCTCCCACATGAGCACCGAGGACACAGCCACACGCAGGCCCGCCTCTTGCAGAACCACCCCGTGAAGCAGGGGCACCGGCAGGGTGGCTGCCTGGACGCAGGAAGAGGCCTCACTCGCGTCATCTTCTGAAAGTCCAACGACGGGCGTAGCCACCGAGTGCCCTCATCCCGCCGGCGCTTCAGCCGGCTCGTCCTCCCAACAAGCACGCAGGGCTGCGAGCGGCTCCGCGGCAGGCCCAGCCGCCAGCCCAGCTCTGGTGGCGAGGGGGGCGAGTCTGCGTCTGCCAGGTGCTCCTGTGACAAGGACAGGCGGCGCCGGGGGGACAGCGCGTAGGTCCCCATGGGACACCAGGGTGGGCCTGAGCCAGACCCGTTGCGGTCCAGGAAGCTGCTACTGGCTGAGGCTGGGCGGGGCACAGGTGGTAAGCCGGGGCCTGCGGCCAGGCAGGCGCCCCCCGGCAGGCAGGAGCTCCCGCCGCTGTGGCACCGCCGCTTGGAGACCGCAGTCCAGACCCTGGAGCCGCCAGGGCGCCACGGGGACTGGCAGCGGGCGTGCTCGTCAGGCTCCGACAGGGAGCGGCAATGGCGCTTGCTGGGCGGGGCCGAGGGTGGCCCAGAGCTCTCCCTGAGGTCTCCCGCACTGACTGCCCCCAGGCCCATGCTCACACGGCAAGGGCCTGGTGAGAAGGGGAGCGTGGGGACCACAGTGGCCTGGCTTCTGTTGGGTAGTCCTCCACTCGGGGCCTTCCGGGGACACCTGTCTTctgaggaaaaaggaaggagagacacAGGTGAGCAGGAGGCACCTGCCATCCTTAGGGTGGAGCTGCTCTGTCATCCGACATACAGCTGGGGCCTTGTGGCCCTGAGGGGCAGGTGCTGCGGGACGCTGGAGCCCCCACCGTGGGCGCACACATGGTCAGGGCCGGCCCCAGCTGCCTTTCCTGGGCAGCTCGGCCCTGGTGCCACCAGTCCTCCTccaaggacacagagaggacagCATGGCAGATGCCGTGGGCCGTGCCAGGAGCCTGAGGGGCTGTGAGTGGGGACAGCCCTACCCCAAACCCCACCCCGCAGGTCTGCCTCCAGGGGAAGCCAGGCACTGGCCACGCCTCCTGCTCCCACTGGTCACTCCGCCGTGTCTGCTACGACACCCCCACCTGAGCCTGCTGGTGGCATGAGAGCACCCCACGGCCATGGTGACCGGACGGGGCGGGGCTCGACCCAGCTCTGACCACCTAAAAGTCACAGAACTGACACTCCACTGGGACCACAGACCGGCCAAGGAATACCAGGAGCTTCTCAACTCACACTCAGCgctcacacccacacccactcGTGTCCCCCTTGTGCACacttgcacactcacacacacgctcTCCCACACTCACACTCAGGGCAGCTGGGCCACCTGTCCCCACTCAGACCACAGGGCACCTGCGTGCGGGTCCCGCCCTGCAGGGACGGGAAGCCAGCAGACCCACGCACTCCAGGGCACCACTGCCcaccccacaaacacacacacaccagagctGCTGGGCGTGCACAGCCGCCCTGCCCTGTCCTATCCTGCCTCCAGTGGCCTCAGGATCCACAGCCCTTTCCAGTAAGGGCACGTCAGCCCTGGACGCCACCCACACCTGCCAGAGGCACGGCCACTCctgctgacccctccccactAGTCGGGACTTGCTCCCCAGCTCACAGCCTGCGGCAGCCCTGAGCACACAGCCAGGGCCTCCAGACACTTACGGCAGGTCTCGAAAGGGGACCAAGGGCCACTTGCGTTGTTGAGTTTCTCAGCAGAACACTGTAAGTGACAAGAAAGAGAAGTTTCCCGTGAGACTTCAGCAACAGCACGAACTCAGGACGTGGTGCCGACGGTATTGCCGCCATGACACCTGTCCCCCGACACTGTCTCTCTCACTGACGTCCAGATGCCTTTCCACCCGCATTTCCAGTCGTGGCCTTCGCTGCTGCCCTGTGTGCTTCAGCGCCGCGGGCGGACGGCCACGCAGCGCCCCTGCCTCCGCCCCCTGCTCCACATCCCATGGCTGCTCTGCAGTGCCCGTTCGCACTTCTCGGTCCTTCCCCTCTTCACACAGTCCCCCTTCTTTCTTAATCAAGATTCTTAAAGCCACACTCAGGTGAGTGAAGAGAACAAGAAGCCACGCGTGTTCCCTCCTGCTCCTGAAGcgcccccctcccctgtccccgcCCCATGAGCGACACACGTCCTCACAAACCTCAGCGCTCAGCTTGGCTTCAGCGAGCCCCTCCCCACCGTGATGCCCTGGAGCCCGGAGCCCGGGCGGCCCTGGTCCAGAGGTGCGGATACAGGCCCCGAGGCAGCCCGGCCCCCGGCCCAGACCCCTGCCATCTACTGTCACAACGGGCCGCGCACCTGGCACGaaggcccagggcccacagccccTCTCTCATCATCTTAATGAGCAGCAGGCCACAGAGCAAAGGCTGGGGCACAGAGCAAAGGCTGGGGCGCAGCGCCAGGAAGCTCTGAGCTCCCCATCTTGGCGACAGCACGGGGGCCAGGCACTCCCCACCTGCCCTGGACCTACAGTCCAACCAGGGCAGAGGGGGGTCCTGAAATTCATGCTGATGTGACCCTAGACCACGGCCCCACGGACGCGAACTTCAAACCTGGGCAGAACTGACCGaaggtgccaggccagggcagaggcTGTTCGGGAGGGGGCAGCGTGGCGGCCGCAGGGGTGCCAGTCGCCGGTGTGCGCTTAGGGCTGCACACTTGGGCGTGTAGCTCAGACTTTCATTAAAAGTTGGGATTTTTAACGATGCTGGAAACCCACCACCACAACACTGACGGGCTCTGGGACTGTGTGTCCCCACGGCCCTCTGCGTCCTCCACCCACACCCCGAGGCCGCCAGCTCACCGGGCTGGCATCGCAGCTCTTGTGGGCGAGGTCATCCAGGCTCTGGCTCTGTAGCTTCTCGGTGATGAGCGTGACCATGGTCGGGGTGGCTCAGTCCGCACCAACTGGCACTGGGGCTCTGGGACATGGGGCTCAGCAGGCCTGGGCTGCTGAGGGTCGTGCGCTAGCCCTCCCGGCTGCACCTCCACTGCACAGGTGAGTGGTCCATCTCCGACACATCCTCACAGCTCCGCAGCTGGGTAACGGTAAAGAGACATCACAGCCCGTGACCATGTGCAGAACCATCCGGGCAACGCGTCTGGGCCACGTGGAGCGCCAGCTCTGCGAGAGGCTTGTGACACCTCCACCGACAGAGGCCCTCCCACTGGCAAGCACCCAGGCCGGTTCTCTTCTGGGAAGTGAATCAAAGCAGCGTCTGGCTGAAGGACGGTGGGCTGCACGTGCACCCGAGAACGGGCTCCTCCCAAAGCCCAACTGGAGCAACAAGGAAGGCCCCTCTCTGCTCCAGAGAGACAGGGGGACAGCAGAGGAGACACAGCAGCAGTGCTCTGGAAGCTGAAAGGTGTTGAAAAGCTGAGTCTGAGCCAGCTGCGCAGAAACCCAAGAACGGCCCGCCTGTAAACCGCTGGTGCCCACCTCCCAGCCAACCGGGCACCCGGATGCCTACCTCCCCGCCGCCACTGCCTGGACGCCCACCTCCCTGCTGACCAGACGCCCGGACATCCACCTCCCTGCTGAGTGCTGCCCAAAGGAGTCAACACTCCTCCCCTATTCCATCCAGCTGGAAGacagccctgccccccaactGCAGCTGGGCAGCAGTGCAGGGCGGGTGCCGAGTCTGCACTGTGAGGGCACTGAGCCCAGGAGAGGCACGGGCAGAGGCATCCCACCGAGACCTGTCCCCTGTGCACACTGGCAGGAGGGCCCGAGCCCACGTACAGACGGTGCCCACCCACAGTCTCCTGTCTTCTCCTTACTCCTGCTGCCTCGTTCCTCGCCCCCGGGGCCCAGGAGGGGCAGGCGCACAGTGGGCGCTCCACAGACGGCACTGGTGGAGCGGGTCATGCCTTCGTCAGACGCTCGTCCCCGACCTGGACCGTGACGAGAGCCTCTTGGCCGGCTGCTCTGGCCACTCTCCTTCTCCGTGGACCCACCCTCCAAAAGACCCTGCGTGGGCTCcgttttcttgccttttcatcTCACTTTCTTACCACAGCCAGCACACATCTGTACAGCCACATGAGAGGGTCCAGGGCTGCTGACACGAGGGGCCACACGCAGGGCTGTGGACAGCAGAGCCTTGTGGCTTCgcagtctggaggccagaagtctgaggtcACGGTGCGCACAGACCTCCTGGGGACCGGGGAAGGGCGAGCG
Encoded proteins:
- the FAM53A gene encoding protein FAM53A isoform X2; the encoded protein is MVTLITEKLQSQSLDDLAHKSCDASPCSAEKLNNASGPWSPFETCHRCPRKAPSGGLPNRSQATVVPTLPFSPGPCRVSMGLGAVSAGDLRESSGPPSAPPSKRHCRSLSEPDEHARCQSPWRPGGSRVWTAVSKRRCHSGGSSCLPGGACLAAGPGLPPVPRPASASSSFLDRNGSGSGPPWCPMGTYALSPRRRLSLSQEHLADADSPPSPPELGWRLGLPRSRSQPCVLVGRTSRLKRRRDEGTRWLRPSLDFQKMTRTLKNSKSLSSLDCEGEDDDDPRAKTAVSRPRDPRDPHGLVTPGSSPCGLRELVASEGGGSGDPSAWDSAWEEGVLPLDPGALDLEQIENN
- the FAM53A gene encoding protein FAM53A isoform X1; protein product: MVTLITEKLQSQSLDDLAHKSCDASPCSAEKLNNASGPWSPFETCQDRCPRKAPSGGLPNRSQATVVPTLPFSPGPCRVSMGLGAVSAGDLRESSGPPSAPPSKRHCRSLSEPDEHARCQSPWRPGGSRVWTAVSKRRCHSGGSSCLPGGACLAAGPGLPPVPRPASASSSFLDRNGSGSGPPWCPMGTYALSPRRRLSLSQEHLADADSPPSPPELGWRLGLPRSRSQPCVLVGRTSRLKRRRDEGTRWLRPSLDFQKMTRTLKNSKSLSSLDCEGEDDDDPRAKTAVSRPRDPRDPHGLVTPGSSPCGLRELVASEGGGSGDPSAWDSAWEEGVLPLDPGALDLEQIENN